The genome window CACTCCAAGTGTAAATCCAAGCACTGCTTGGTCACTCTTGGCCATCAGTAGATTGCTAAAAGTGATGAGGTAAGCTGCGATTGAAAAGCCCAACTGCGATTTAACCACGCTCCAATCAAACAAACGTGGTGAAAGTGTAACTTCTGGAAGTCGACGCATCGCCACAAACAGCGCCCCCACATTCGGCAGTAAGGTCGTAATCACACTGACTAATACGATGACTGGAAATTCAGCACCTAGGTAAAGTGCGGTCGAGATACCAATAAAATTTAAGACGACCGATCCGGTATTCAGCCAATTTGCAATATCGATTCGATGCAGACCGCGTAGCACCTCAGGAAACAGACCGAATGGAAAAGTTAGCGCCAGACCGACAAAAAAGATGATATACGACAAGCTATACATCGCGTAATCTGCATCAGGCACTTCGATTGCGTGCAGAAACAGCCCACGGATGGATAGAAAGACCACTCCTAGGATTACAGCGAGTCCGACAAAGGTCCAAAGCATCGTGCTCAGCAGTCGGCTCAATTCAGCCCACTCCCCTTTAACGCTTTTTTCTGCGACCGCCTTTTGTGCCGTGAAGCCAAAGCCAAAGTCCAGCAAGATGCCGTAGCCAAAGAGCGACCAGAGCAATGACCAAAAGCCGAACTCTGCCGCCGATAGTCCACTGAAAAGCATACGAAAGAGAATCAGACCTAACAACAGGCGTGTGATTGTCCGGATATAGTTGCTTGCAGTATTACGCCAAAAATAACGCTTCCAGATCGGTGGTTCTACTGTATTTTGTTCAGTCATTGCCAATTGGAATAGTTACACCTGGGCCTTCATCATCGCCGGAGGTTTCAACCGCGTTTGCACCTTCACGCACCGCAATGGTCGTCGCCGCGGCATCAAACACGACCCAGAAATATCGTTCTAAGATCTTAAAGGGCCGATCAGGAACCCATACAATGTCAAAGGGCCTAAGCTCAACGTTGGTGGCCTGCCCCGCTACGATGGCGTTGAAGTCGATCACTGCAACTTTAGGGTCTGCTAAAGAACCACGTATGATCAGCACTTGATCTAAATCCGCATCGGGATGTGGCCCTTTGGCTTCAGCAATAGCCGATACAATATTGATTTTATCTTTATATCCAATCGCCTTCGGCTGCATGACTGCGCCTAACACATGCACGTTCTGCGAGAGCGAGGAAGGCAAGTAAACGTAGTCACCATCTTCTAGGTAAATGTTCTGGCTCATGTCGCCTTGTTTAATCAAAGCGAGTAAATCAACTGGC of Lentimonas sp. CC4 contains these proteins:
- a CDS encoding oligosaccharide flippase family protein; protein product: MTEQNTVEPPIWKRYFWRNTASNYIRTITRLLLGLILFRMLFSGLSAAEFGFWSLLWSLFGYGILLDFGFGFTAQKAVAEKSVKGEWAELSRLLSTMLWTFVGLAVILGVVFLSIRGLFLHAIEVPDADYAMYSLSYIIFFVGLALTFPFGLFPEVLRGLHRIDIANWLNTGSVVLNFIGISTALYLGAEFPVIVLVSVITTLLPNVGALFVAMRRLPEVTLSPRLFDWSVVKSQLGFSIAAYLITFSNLLMAKSDQAVLGFTLGVGVIAAYQAGYKVAEMLNLFTIQLQDALSPAAAHMNASGDNEGLRELLLKTSKLTFLITTPLYGLCAVYLEPLIQLLTGLATVEPDTILVGHILLFAVFSSQLTNSCTKRILMMCGYEKKLLGLSLLDGLANLVLSLILAFSFGIVGVAIGTLIPTVLVGWLFVLPMALRYLDLRIMHYGQFILSTAAPIVLFAACLAGTVYFLPMPAEGGFIALAIRGSLSAGPAFLWIVIRVKKLM